The DNA region GGCTGACGCTCTGGTACGACCGCGTCCGGTTGAGCACAACGGCGAAGCCGTTGCCCGCCGCCGACTTGCTCTCCGCGACGCTGCCGTAGCCGAACGTGGACCAGCCCCGGAGGCCGGCGCTGAAGTCGGCGTTCCGGAGGATGCCGCCGCCGTACTGAGGCTCCAGCGGCTCCGGCAAGCACTGCATGCGTGcaaaattgaaaaaaaaaatcccatTAAATTTCCATTTATTCAACTAATCCAGAATTACTACGAATCCTTAGCGACGGTACGCATGAGGTCATGTTCCCTTAATCTTGGCAGCAATAAGCAGATGCTTTGCTTTGCTGTAGAAACTGCTTGCGTGTTCCTGACATCATCAGACAACCGATCGCTAACGACTCGTAACAATCCAACAAAAGGTTAGCTTACTTGTGTCGTATGCCACGTGGACCAGATTAAAATAATACTAGATGACGTGTGCGTTTCTGTCGAGCTTGGAGTGGCTTACATGACACGTAAGCACATCCAGTCGGTCTCGgctgcgccggcgccggccgctgTCGTGCATGCTACTGAAAAGCATATTAAGGTACGTACGAGCAAATTAACATAGGAGGGGGACGATGGGAATTCACAACGGGAACGAATTGCGTGCGGGGGATTATCGTGCGGCCCGTGATAAACCCGGCCAATTGGCaacgattttttttttttttgctactAATCTAAGCCGGGATGGCCGGCCGGTGAAGCTTCAGCTGCGATGGTGGGTTGGGAAAGCGGAGGCGACAGGGCGTGGGAGCAGGAGCAGGGACTTGCCTCGATGCTTGCGGAGTAATCGTAGGGGAGGGCTCTCACCATGCAGCCTGCACAATTCAGAGAATCGCTAGCGATGTCAGCTCAGAACTCAGAACAGGTAGCTTCTCAAGGAATGGGAGCTAGCGGGCAATCGGTTGCTCCTGTAATACCTTGCAGGAGAGCGATCCATCCGAGCCAGAACGCCGGCTTCGCCACCATCAGGCCACCGGCGACCTTCCTCATCCTCTCTCAGCACGCACTGGACCTGCAGTGGACACCATGGCAACAACGCAGTTAAACATAAGCTCAAACATGTATTGCCAATGGCGAGATGATTCTACGGAAGATCTGAGCTCCGGCAATGGCGCCTGCATGCATTACCCTGAAGAAACCAAAGGCGTCTGTGACTCGTGAGTAAAAGTGGGCGGGCGCAGTGGAGCCACGAGGAAGAGGGCGATCGATCTAGTTAGTCcgaggtcgtcgtcgtcgtcgttgtTGAGCTGTGCTGAGGCGGACTCGAAACATTCGGGGACCACGCGGGCGATCTTTGCGTGGGCTCCGATCCCCATTTataggcgccggcggcgagcacccGGGCGTGGGATATCCGTTGCATTTGCTTGCTGGACGTGGTCACCTACGCCCACGGGAGAGCTCCCGGCCGGCGAGGGCCAAAGAGTGCTCGCTAGGGCTTTGACTTCATCGCGCGCAAACAcacttgccgccgccgccctttttcATATTCTACTAGCCAGTGTGACTTGGCAGTGCGTGACGAGGGTGCTTGGTATCCCGTCCCATGTAGTATCACTGTATGCCCCGGCCGGCACGCACGGCCTTCATCTGTGTAGTAGTTCACCGCAACTGACACGCATTCTCAGCGACTGAACTTCTTCTGGAGTCTCTGGTTCACTGATTTGTCTCCACTGATTCTCACGGATTTTCTGTTCATGTTCATCATGAACAAAGGGAATAATATAGAAAAAAATTTAGTGATTCGTACCAGTTTCGAATTATAGTAATACAGGCTTTAGCTATCTGTATATGAAAACCAAAGCCAAATGTACAGAATTGGCAGAATCCTTTTGTGCTATGTCCATTGCTGGATGCATGTGAACCAGAGCCGGCTTTGGCAACTGGCGACTCGAAGGAGTTCATGTGATGTTGTTTCGTCAGAGAAAGAGTTCGTGCATGTGAAGTTAAAACAGGCAAAaataaaagagaaagaaaagaaaacatgTGGCGCACCAGAGATACGAACAGATCCTGGCCCCTCCAACATTCATGGCCGTATATACCAAAGTCGAAGATGAACCCCACAAGCTTTCTTTTGCCTATCCACGGGCGATCGCGCGGTACTGTTTTGCCAAAGAACATTCTACGCAGCGCCTCATGTGAACGTTCAGGTCACGCTCAGGTGATGCGGTTTTAACTTATGCGATTTTCTTTTTGGTCATCCCGGGGTACGTGTACGCCTCTAACTTGCATCTCGTGACCATAGTGGCATCAAAATGTTTGGGACGTAAAGGGACAAGAAGAGTGTAAGATTGTTTAGTGCGGCCAGGAAGTGAAGCTCCTGCTGATGCAGCTTCCATGGTTACAGGTAACTTCGACGGCAAATAAGTGAAAAAGGGTAAATTCCTCCTCCCTTTGCTCAGGCTTACTTGGGTGAATAAATATACCTAACTTGATGTTTCGTTGAAAATGAAAGAAACTCTTCTTGGTGTAGATACTGCTTGCCGAAATTCTGTACACTTTTTTTTgtattcatttcaaatttatcGGAAGGAAGTCATTCAGAAGATGTtaaaaaaacaaacaaacagAGAACGCTTCATACCGACTAAAAACGTAGAACCTTTTGCTCAGTAATAGTCAAGTGTGAATAATGGAGCACAAAAGCTAAAGTGCTCCTACTAAGCACCACATGTAAGTACTCTTAAGCCTTAAACAATATTTGTTTACAGTGTAATTGCAATATGCAACATAAAGATGATGAACATTTTCCATAGATTAACACAGATGACCATACCTACCTCAAATGGTGTCCACAgaatatactccctccgtctcaaattattagtcattttaTCTTTTCCAGATACATATatttagatgcatagcaaaaactatgtatctagaaaaacaaaacaactaataatttgggacggagggagtagcttCCAACTTCGAAGTGACATTACAACCACTGCTTCTCTGAAGAATTTATACTCGACTACTCACATACATATACATGGCCACCCCCACCTCATCAGCAAGGTGCCACTCACCATGGATTCATTATATTGGTTGACAGAATTGAAATACTCAAGAGGTCACGATGAACTTTAGCCGGGAAGCGGCCAGCAAGGTACAACCAACGGAACGTACAGGGGAGTAGGGGACGAGCAGGAGATTACAGCAGGAACCTTCCCTTTGCATCATCAAGCAGGAGCAACAGGCCGGGCCGGCGCTGGGATGGAGACAGCAGTGTCCTATGCTTGACTCCCTTCTTCAGTTCTTCTCCATGAGAAATGAAAATGTTAAACTCATCTTTCTGCACCAAACAGACTATTCATCCATATTCAGGCATGAGCATGACAGGTTCGAAACTTAAAATGCATGCTGATTTTGTTATATACTCGCGTTTGTACTTATTAGTTGCACAGTTAAGCCAGGCGTGTTTATTCGTGCTGCAGCTACTAATTGTTCCATTTGCAGGGAATTTTAAGCAGGTTCTACTTCTCATGCTTGCAACAAGGCACTTTTATATGTAGTAACAAGATGTAATATCAGAACGGCTGGTTGCAGACTGAAAGTTGGCAGGTGGAGAAACAACAGGTTTAAACTGATTCTGTACATATTGTTATTGCAGGCAACTGCAGATGGGTTTGGCACATTGAAGCGCAAATTTACGTGTGGTAACACAAGATTGGGGCCAATGAAACTAAGCAAAATTGAAATTGCAATCACAATCACAATTTCTATATACTTATTAGCCCAAGTTTTGTGAAGAGTCTTCACAAATTGTTTTATGATTTGCCTAAGTGCCAGGCAAGCTATCGCACGAGCAGCAATACCATAGAGGGAGCTAAGCACCAACACCGTTTATGCCAAACTAAGCCAATGACACCAAAGAATGACAATAATATTCAGATTGAATATTTAATTCTCTACTATAAGATTGACGTTGCAAAATTATTCACCGGCAACAAACAAAATAACTTCAAAATTTCAAGCCACTCTCTGATCACAAAGAATCAGCAACCTATGTGCCCCTAAAGCAGTATTACAGAACACAATGTTACATACAGCAAGGGCAGGCCCAAAGGGTATCAAACGCTTCGTTATCTAAATGGGTAATGAATGGCCCACTAGTGCACACATCCTGCAATGATGGAAGCAGGATTAAGACAGTAATATGCTTGCCACCAAGCTTCTGTAAAAAATCATTCCCCATATTTCAATTGGATTGCCAGCTGCGGAGGGAAAAAAAGATCCATCATGAGCTAAGTGTGTTCTTTTCTTTTTAGTATTATGCATATAAATTAGGAACTCGTGAAACTTTTAGTCATATAGTGCTATGCATTAAGATAACTGGAGAATGGTATTAATAAAATTCAGAAAAGCAATACACATGCgcaatttaaaatagatgcgaAGGGAAACATAATGTTTTTTTCCTAAAAAAGAAAGGATGCAATATACATTGTTTTATATAAACAAAATAGTTATCTATGATGTTGAATCCACAAACAATATCAGGGTCAAATGCGCAGCAACATTGTCTACAAAAGTAGGAAACAAGTGGAAAGTGCAGTTAATATCTCTTGGTAAAAAGAATTGTATGTCTCCATctcaaaagaaaataaaaaagaacTGCATGTCCCATGCCTTAAATCATGGCAATAACTACCGGTACAACTAGTAAGCAATTTTTCATAAAAGAACAGACAAAGTGAAGGTAAAAGAAAGTTTGAACAGGAATGAGAACAACAGACAACATACCCAATTGGTCCAAATCACAATGGTTTCTCATCCATTTGATGCTCTGTTTGCACCAACTGGACCTGTTCAGAATGATCTTCATTTTCTCTTGCTAGAAACGCTGGCATCACCCTCTGATTTCACTAATAGCAGAAAGGAAAACCAGTAAAAACAACATACCTAACTGATTTAAATAATCCTAGATGTTACTAAGAAGTGTGTGAACAAAGTGGTTAATTTATATTTGATGAGCATGCTAAATTCTAGCAAAGTTATACAGCGCAATGTATATTAACAGTAACTCAGTCTTGACAGGTTCATCAGGAGAATGAGAGGAATTCTTGAAGTTAAAGAAGGACCAACAATTTAATATGAGTTAATGTTATGTACCATGTCATAATAAGCCAGTAAGAACTGTTCCAGCAAATAGTATCCCAAGTAAAGGCCTGATCAGGATTCCGAAAACCAGGTCGAGATCTCATTTTTTCTTAGTCAGCAACTATATTCACTTGGTAATTTGgttgcctctcttttcttttccctaaAATTCAGATTCAaaattccagaacatgagtttgAAGTCAAAATACACATAGTTTCAACCATACTTGATTGCATTGGCTGGTAGTCGTCAGAGGTATAAGGACAAATCAGGCAGAGCTCTGAAAACCAGAACCAGAATTTTCCAGTTTACAAATGCTGGCAACAGTTTTAAGAATCGTCCATGAGGCTGATAAAGCATATAGCTCAACTCTTTCTAAGTCTGCAAATAATCTAGTAAGATTCTTTACTTTCCAGGAAATAACATGATGTGTTATGATCTGGTGCTTGTACATAGTTAACGTTTGCTCTATCTTTCTATCTATTTTGTGTTCCAGGAGAGAGAAATTTACCAGGAAcccaaaaattcaaaaatttcgAATTGTTGCTACTGATATTCTTGCATGTAATATATTCCATGGACTAGTAAGTATACCTAGTCAGCTTATGACCATTTGAGGAAGTTATGGCAAAAGCATGGACATTGTCACATCTCAAAGCAGCAAAACCCACATCATCTACTATCCAGCTGCATGTGTTTGCCTCTTTTGCCTTTTGATAAGGCCTTCCATCAAAGTGATATAAGTTGAACTGTCAACGGACATGCCCTTTTGCATCATCTCATCCAAAACAGCCTTAGCTTCTTTCAGTTGCCCTCCAATGCAGAGCTCATTTACACGTTTGTTATAGTTCTCCTGATCATCGCCTCGTGCATTTCCACCAATTTCAGTGTCACATTTAACCTCTGGGTTCTTCGCTGTCTCATTCATTAGAGGATAAGAATATTTTTCAGATAACTTTCCGCTCTCGTCTAACTTATGCAGCAAATTCTGTGCTTCCTCTGATCGCCCTGCCTCAGATAGTGCAGACAACACAACATTGTAAGTAAATGCATCAGGCTGCAAGCCTCTGACCTCCATGTCAGCAAAGAAATGCAAAGCCATATCAACATTGCCATCTTTGCACAAAGCTTGAATTAAGGTGTTATATGTGATTACATCAACCTTCTTCCCTTTCTCTACCCATGACTCGAAAAGCTTCAATGCTTTGTCAAGCTTGCCATACAGACAAAGCCCATTCATCAAAGTGTTGCAGGTAACAACATCTGGCTTAAAAGAGTTCTCCACCATCTTGTTGTGGAACTGGAAAGCGTTCTCCAAGTCCCCTTCCTTACAGTAGGCATGAATGATGATATTGTAGGTGGTGTCATCTGGCACCAACCCCTTCTCCATCAGCTCATTCAATTTATCAATGGCCTCTTTCAACTTCCCCATTCTGGAAAGCCCTTTGATCAATGTGTTGTAAGTAGAAACACTAGGTGTTAACTTCCTTTCGACCATTTCATCCCACAGACGCAGAGCAGGCTCTGGATTATACTCCTTAAAGTAGGTTGCCATCACTGTACCATAGCTGACTTCATCAGGTAGAAAACCCCTCTGGGGTGGTGAACGTAAGAGCTCCTCAGCCTCTTCATAACGCTTCTGTTTGCATAAGTTAAGTAGTAAAGTGTTCAGGGTGAAAGTGTCCATTTTGAGTCCCCTTCCCACCATCTCATCCATCAACATGAATGCTTTGGCAACATTGCCGGCTTTGCAATATGCATCAACCAATGTATTGTATGTAATCACATCTGGTGCCAACCCCTCCTCTTCCATCATTTTGAGGCGCCCTGATGCCTCTTCCAATTGTCCCTCCCTGCAGAGCCCCTTCACAACAATGTTATGTGTGACCAAACTTGCCTTCACCCCTTTGTCACGCATTTCCTCAAGCAGATTCAGTGCATCTGAAGAGCACTGCCACTTGAAGCACGCATCAAGAAGCGTATTGTAGGTGACTACATCAGGTGATACTATGCCGAGCCCCTCCATCTCATCCTTCAGCCTAAATGCCTCGCCCACCTTCCCTGCCTGGCAGAGCCCTGCTGCAAGCACATTGTACGTCCACAGGTCAGGCTCGAAACCGAACGCCGTCATGGCCTCCACGACCTTGGTCGCCTGCTTCATCCATCCGAGCCTGGCGTACGCCGAGACGAGGGTATTATACGTGGGCCTTGTGGGCGCGATTCCCTCCTTCTTCATCCTGGCCAGCAGCGCCCGCGCCTCGCCAAGCATGCCCTTGCGACAGTGCGCGTTGAGGAGCGTGTTGTAGGTGACAGCGTCGGGGGAGAGTCCAAACCCCTGCATTGTGGAGAGCGTGGAGAGGGCGTCGGCGAGGGTGCCCTTGGAGCAGTGGGTGTGGACCAGGAGGTTGAAGGTGTAATGGTTGGGGTGGAGCCGCAAACCGATGAGGGAGCGGAAGGCGTCCAGAGAGGCCTGCGGCGAGGTGGAGGGGCTGCGCGCGAGGGCGGAGAGTACGGCGTTAGCTGCCTGGAGGGAGGGGCGGACGCGTCCGCGGCGTCGGAGGGAGTGAAGGAGCTGCGCGGCGAGGTgggggaggcggaggcgggaGTACGCGGAGAGCGCGGCGTCGGCGAGCGCGCTCGTGGGGAGACTCgagaggaggtggcggtggaggtggcgcAGCGGGTCGAGCGGAACGAAGCCGAGGAGGAGCGGGAGGAGGTCGCGGTAGGGGAGCACGGGGAGGAGCGGAAGGAGGGAGGAAAGGCAGGATGGAGGCGAAACGAGGCGGCGGTAGGCGAGGAGAGTGTGCGGCGAGGCGAGCGACGGGTTGGCGGCGGCAAGAGAGAGCACGCGAGGGTGGTGTAAGGAGGTGAGGCGCGGGAGGTACGGGGCCAGGACGGTGTCcatgggcggcggcgagggcaggcGGGAGGCGGAGACGAGCGCGTCCGCCACGGACGAGACAAGGGCATAGTCTGGGTCAGTACGGGGGTTGGATGCAGcagccggcgaggaggaggcggtggctgaagCGGAGGTTGAAGGTGGAGTGTCCATGGGGACGGGAGGCGGCGTTGTGTGACGGCGCTGCAGGCGGAGGGAataggaagaagaagaactggCCGGCCAGTGGAGACGAGGCCTTGGTGGGCTTGATGGAGGCCCAGTTACGGAGGAATTGGTGTGCGCAGTTCGATGGCGGGCCGGTAGCCTCACCGAGGAAAAAAAGGTTGGACCGGGCAGATTGTCAGTTTGTCAGTTTGTCACCATTGGCGCGCGACAAAACTAGACAAAATTTCCTCCATGCCTCTAGAAATAATTGCAGTTCACTCAATAGCTCTGAAAATTTAAAACTTTCCTATTTGGCCCTCTTTTTAATTTTGGTTACTTATTTGGCTCTTCCGTCAACTCTGTCATCTCACGAGAATAGTAACTTATGGTTTTTCATCCCTCTTTTTATGGTTTTTCATCCCTCTTTTCTTCACTAAAACAACCTCCAAATCACCTTCAAAaattataaaactttttacAGCGATGCAACTAATGGAAAATGAACTCATTTCGCAAAAAAATTATATGTGTAACATTTGGGATCTTAAAatt from Panicum hallii strain FIL2 chromosome 9, PHallii_v3.1, whole genome shotgun sequence includes:
- the LOC112878121 gene encoding pentatricopeptide repeat-containing protein At2g16880-like, yielding MDTPPSTSASATASSSPAAASNPRTDPDYALVSSVADALVSASRLPSPPPMDTVLAPYLPRLTSLHHPRVLSLAAANPSLASPHTLLAYRRLVSPPSCLSSLLPLLPVLPYRDLLPLLLGFVPLDPLRHLHRHLLSSLPTSALADAALSAYSRLRLPHLAAQLLHSLRRRGRVRPSLQAANAVLSALARSPSTSPQASLDAFRSLIGLRLHPNHYTFNLLVHTHCSKGTLADALSTLSTMQGFGLSPDAVTYNTLLNAHCRKGMLGEARALLARMKKEGIAPTRPTYNTLVSAYARLGWMKQATKVVEAMTAFGFEPDLWTYNVLAAGLCQAGKVGEAFRLKDEMEGLGIVSPDVVTYNTLLDACFKWQCSSDALNLLEEMRDKGVKASLVTHNIVVKGLCREGQLEEASGRLKMMEEEGLAPDVITYNTLVDAYCKAGNVAKAFMLMDEMVGRGLKMDTFTLNTLLLNLCKQKRYEEAEELLRSPPQRGFLPDEVSYGTVMATYFKEYNPEPALRLWDEMVERKLTPSVSTYNTLIKGLSRMGKLKEAIDKLNELMEKGLVPDDTTYNIIIHAYCKEGDLENAFQFHNKMVENSFKPDVVTCNTLMNGLCLYGKLDKALKLFESWVEKGKKVDVITYNTLIQALCKDGNVDMALHFFADMEVRGLQPDAFTYNVVLSALSEAGRSEEAQNLLHKLDESGKLSEKYSYPLMNETAKNPEVKCDTEIGGNARGDDQENYNKRVNELCIGGQLKEAKAVLDEMMQKGMSVDSSTYITLMEGLIKRQKRQTHAAG